The Centroberyx gerrardi isolate f3 chromosome 7, fCenGer3.hap1.cur.20231027, whole genome shotgun sequence genome contains a region encoding:
- the samd14 gene encoding sterile alpha motif domain-containing protein 14: MSATLEDTENVFDLNEAIPETELLDNSIQKGRAQLSVKARRHRPSRSRYRDSVSSTEGDDSLERKDSPLHSARSPLHSAMRGSSPSPDSLLSSRSPAFSFDTSLVRRSPEDGGTSLAAPPRGRYRQLTNATSQEALVTPSSSPSKSCASSDCSPIYMRRNRRPDSEVLVSDTSRDTSPADPGSPTVIFDKKTKRRFLDLGVTLRRSYVRVKKDKSNRLSMGSREPSESPSRPSGSFVPFSWFTEGRGSVSSGTPPCSPKIPPLGSPRPRKSHSQESALSEEFSPRSPPHTSSSTSPPVDSSSRSSHPYHTLSQSSDEPFDEPTCLVSSWTTQQVCQWLRGLNMEQYVPEFSARDIDGQQLLQMDGNKLKGLGVVNSSDRSTLKRRIKDIHAAAEKERKALDKLEKQKEKQRRKDQEQRRN, translated from the exons ATGTCTGCCACGCTGGAGGATACGGAAAACGTGTTTG ACCTGAATGAGGCCATCCCCGAGACAGAGCTACTGGACAACAGCATCCAGAAGGGGCGGGCCCAGCTGTCCGTCAAGGCGCGGAGGCACCGCCCCTCGCGGTCCCGTTACCGTGACAGCGTCAGTTCCACAGAGGGAGATGACAGCTTGGAGAGGAAG GACAGTCCGTTACACTCGGCCCGCTCCCCCCTTCATTCGGCCATGCGaggctcctccccttctcccgaTTCGCTGCTCTCCTCACGGAGTCCCGCCTTCTCCTTTGACACTTCGCTG GTGCGTCGCTCGCCGGAGGACGGAGGCACGTCATTGGCCGCTCCCCCGCGGGGGCGGTACCGCCAGCTGACCAACGCCACGTCTCAGGAGGCCTTGGTCACACCCAGCAGCTCCCCCTCCAAGTCCTGCGCCTCCTCCGACTGCTCCCCCATCTACatgaggaggaacaggaggcccGATAGTGAAG tgttggtATCAGATACAAGTCGGGACACCAGCCCAGCAGATCCTGGCAGTCCGACAGTCATCTTTGACAAGAAGACCAAGAGACGCTTCCTGGACCTggg ggtgaCTCTGAGGCGTTCCTATGTTAGGGTGAAGAAGGATAAATCCAACAGGCTTTCTATGGGCAGCAG GGAGCCGTCAGAGAGCCCGTCGCGCCCCTCCGGCTCCTTCGTCCCGTTCTCCTGGTTCACTGAAGGCCGAGGCTCGGTCTCCTCTGGGACGCCCCCCTGCTCCCCCAAAATCCCCCCCCTGGGCTCCCCGAGACCCCGCAAGTCACACTCCCAG gagtCAGCGCTAAGCGAGGAGTTTTCCCCCAGGAGTCCTccccacacctcctcctccacctcccctccggTCGACTCCTCCTCCCGATCCTCACACCCCTaccacacactgtcacagtcCTCCGACGAG CCCTTTGACGAGCCGACATGCTTGGTGTCTTCGTGGACGACCCAGCAGGTTTGCCAGTGGCTGCGAGGCCTCAACATGGAGCAGTACGTCCCAGAGTTCAGCGCCAGGGACATCGACGGACAGCAGCTTCTGCAAATGGACGGCAACAAGCTCAAG ggCCTGGGTGTGGTCAATTCGTCGGACCGCAGCACCCTGAAGCGTCGTATCAAAGACATCCATGCCGCAGCAGAGAAGGAACGCAAGGCTCTGGATAAActggagaaacagaaagagaaacagcgCAGGAAAGACCAGGAGCAGCGCAGGAACTAG